In Bacilli bacterium PM5-9, the sequence TTACTACTACTGATGTTGGATTTAATTTTGATACTGGTGTAATTGTTATTACTGGTAATGGTGCTGTTTTATCTATTGTAAATGTATCACTTATTTCACTACTTTCAGCACTTGCATTATTCTTAGCTTTTGCTGTGATTGTATACACTCCATCCGTTGTTGGTATACTTGCAGTTGCTCCACTTGCCACATTACTTTGACTATCTACTACAGTATTGCTACTATTTTTTATTGTATAGCTTACTGTTGGACTTGGATCTGTTCCATCTGTTGCATTAACTTTAATCTCTGTTGGATTATGTTTGCTTGTTGGTGTTATCACTATTGCAACTTCTGGTGTTGATGAGTTGATAATAAATGTAAAGCTTACTTCATCTGATACATTTGATGCCGCATCACTACTTGTTGCTTTTACTGTATATGTTCCATCAGCACTTGGAATTGTTACATCTGCTCCACTTCCACTACTTATCACATTATTACTACTATCTACTACACTCCATGAATGTGTTAATGTTCCACTCGCATTATCAGTCCCACTTACTGTAATTGCTGTTGGATTTACACTTGCTCCACTTGGTGATGGTGTAATTGTTGTTACTGGTTTTGTTGTATCTACTACACTTACTGTGATTGTTTTATCTAATGCTAGATTTCCATCACTATCTGCTGTATCTGATTCATACACTATTGTATATTCTCCAACACTATTTACATTAAATCCATCATTTGATTTAACTTTTGTTGTTAATCCACTTGCTCCATCTTCTGCATCAGTGATACTTGCTAGTGATGCTAAGTTAAATGTTGTATCTCCTGCTTCGACAGTTGTATCACTTGCACTTATTACTGGTCTTGAGTTTGCTTTTACTGTTACGTTTACTTTTAACTCTCTTGACTCACCATAGACATCTTTAATGCTAAGAGTTACTACACTACTTCCTTTAGCTACTCCTGTAATTGTCGCACTTGTTTCTAAGTAGCCTCCTTTATCAACTAAGTTTCCAGTCCATTCAACACTTGCTTTAGTTCCATCACTACTTTCAGCTTTCATTCCATCATTATCATATGTTTTATCCGCAATTGTTTCAAAGAAATCTGGTTCTAACTTCATTTTGATTGTTGATGATGTTCCTGCTCCACTTCCATCTAATTGTCCTAAAACAGTTATTGATTTATCTACGTCTGTATCATCATCAAAAGTCATTATTAATTCTACTGGTGGTTTATATGATATTATCCCAGCATAAATATATTTTGATGCTTCTTTTGTTGGATCTATTCCCAATGCCATTCCTGCATCTGTTCCACTTACTTCTACATCTGAATCTACTTTGAAATCATTACCTACTTTAATTGGAGTAAACTCTGTTTCACCTGCAGTTGATAATGTTTTAAAATCTATTTTATAATTACCATTTGGTAGGTTAGAAAACTTATACATACCATCACTACCAGTTGTTACTTCTGCTTGTGCACTTTCTCCTGGATAAATATATGGTTCATAACTTGTTCCATTATGTTTATATAATTTTACTACTTGATTATCCATAATCTCATCTACACCATCTGGTTTAGCTGTATAGACTCCATCTTTATTCATATCTTTGAATGCTAATCCTGAAATCTCTCCAATTACTAAATTAGCTCCTACTCTTGTTCCTTCTGCACTACCACTATTACCAGCACTCTCAAAGCTATAATGAGGTCTAAAGTCATTAATTTCACCTAATTTACCACCTTCTTTTACTGAATCAGGTGTTTCATCAACAACATAAACAAATTCAATTACTGCTTTTTCTTGGACATCTACACCAACACTATTTGTAATTCTAATCATTGTTGTATCAGCAGATTGAGTTGTTGAATATAGTGCACTTTCATAATCAGTAGCATTTGAAGCATCTTTTGAGTATTCTAACTTATAATTACTAGCTTTAGCAGCAGTAACATCAGTTTCTACACCTGTTTCTGGATTAACATTATATACTTTAACGACTGGTGCTACACTTCCAAGTTTCATATTCCAATAACCTGGATGTTCTTGGAATTTACTACCAAAATATAAATCTTTTTTTGGCACAGGAATATAAGCTGTTGTTTGAGCTAAAGTACCTGGTGCATCAGTTCTATTATTATAAATATCAACTGTATAAACTGCCTCCGTACCTGGAGTAAAGTTTATAGCACTAGTAGGTTTAGAAGTATCATAATCAGCTTCTCTTGGATCACTTGCACTTGCTCTGATAAATGTATCTATTAATAATGCCTTTTTTTCTTGGATAATAAAATGATTTGCTCTAAATGGCATGATTAGTTCATCAACATTGTCATCTCTATCTATATCATTTACATCTTTAATGGATACTTGTTCCCCCGAATAATTTCCATCATTTCTAAGTAAATTACTTTTATCACTTAAAAATGCATAATTATTCCATTTATAGCTACCACTTGATAATAACGAAGTTTGAATATCAAATGAAATGCTCATATCATTAACTGCCTTTGAATCAAAGTGACCACCCATAAAATGCTTAATATCAATCTCTACATAAGTATCACCATTTTTAATAGTATATGGATCGGAAACTATAAAATTAATATCTCCAGATATTTTTGATGAAGTAATTTCCACTGAATCTTTATCAATAGTTACTCCATTTGGCAATTTCAAGTAAATTGCTGGGTTAACCATACCTACTGCATTTGTATAATAAAAATAGTTTGTCGATATTTTTGCAGTTACATTTTTAGTTGTTCCAGCTTCAATTAATGTATTTGGAATCGCTCTTTTTGCTGTTGTTCCTAATTCTTTTCTAACTAATTTTGTTTTAACTAATTCTAAAGTGGCATTATCAACGCTATTATCTGGTTTTAATTTGTACGTTTTAAAAGTCACTTCATCACTATTTATGTCATCTTTAAGTTTAGCTAAAACTCTCAAGTTTTCTGTTTTAGTATAATCTCCAAATTGCATTCCCTTATTAACATCATACAACTCGATAATTGCATTAGATAAATATTCACCATTTTCAAGCCCCATTTTTTTCACATTAAATGTTGGCAGGCTATTACTTGGACTATTTGTTTTTGTTAATTTACTAATATCTAAATCTATCCAGCTTGCATTATTTAAATTTGTTTTATACTTAAATGATTTCACTAAATTTGGTAATACTAGTTCTTCAACTTCTACATTGTTACCTGATTCAAACTCTAATATTTGATCTTTTTTAACACTTAATAAATCATTTTTGATTTGGTAAGTAATCGCAGTAGAATAATCACTAGAAATTTTTGAATAACCATAGTCTTTATAAATAGTCAATGTCAACTTTTCACTTACATCAGAACTATCTGCTACATTAATTGTCGGTGCTACAAGATTATCACTCTTAGTTGCTTCAATTTCTTTTCCATCATAGGTAGTGAAACTAACGGTTTGATTTTTTAATTTTGTACCATCTAAGTGTTGATATTTACCAACTGATAATAGTGAAGTATTGAATTTGACTCCATAAAGAAGAGCTGAGCTCAATGTCATTTCATTGCAAGTTACTTTCAAATAACCATTTTCTTTATTATTTACACTACTACATCCATCCTTATGATTTCCCCCAGCAATAAGCAATCCTTCATTAACTGGGTAATAATAATATGATTCAATAGCCTTAACATAAAAATTTGTTGGATATAAAAAACCTATACGATATGCACCCAAAGGAGTTGTCGTAGTTAATAAATCTGAATCCCCTTCCAATACTGTATATTCTTTTATATATGTTGACCCACCAACATTAAAACCTATAGAACCACTATTTATTGCCTTAACTCCCATTTGAATTAATCCAATACTATTTTCTTCTTTTTCAGCACTAACATGAATTCCATTATCTGCACTAAATGTTTTTGGACCATAATATAAATATTCATCAACAGTTAATTTAATTGAAAACTCAATTTTTTTGGCATTAGGTTTAATTGAATAAACAATTTCATCATAAAAACCAGGTGCATATGTTTTTATTGCACTTGTTGTACCTGTCAACAGTGGTGCAAAATCTCCACTTGGTTCTACTTCAATTTCTTTCAAATCACCAGATGTTGCTGGATTAGCAGATGGATACGAAACATATCTTAGCCCCATAGGTATTTTTATTTTTACTAGTTTTCCTGTAGAAGTATCATCCATAAAATCAACATTGATTTTAGCACTATAAACAGTACCAGGAACCCACCCTACATTACTATCATATTCTGGAATATCTAATTTAACATTTCCATCTGTAATTGTTTCAGCATTAAGTTTAACATCAAAACTAGTTGCTATTGTAAACATTAATGCAATTGTCATCATAATTTTCATAACATTTCTTAACAATTTATTCATATATTTTTTCCTCCTCATTTTTGGCTTATTTGACAAATATAAAATCACTATCTATATAAACCTAATATATCACTATAATTTTACTATTTAATGAGATACATATCATCAAACCCAAAATTAATTTAGTGAAGAAAAAAACTCGAATGTAAATCGAATGTAAATTTTATATACCTATTGCTTTAGCATCTTCACTATAGCTTCTTATTTTCCAAATAATGTAAATAATTATAAAAATCGGTATTGATACACTAATTAATAATGCAATCATTAAAATATAATCATTCTTTGACATTAGAAATTTAAATGTTTCATTTTCATCATATCTCTTTATTTCAAAAAGTGCTTTACTATCTTTTTTATTTGATTTGCTATTGTTTGAACCAATAACTTTATTAATATTATTCTGATAATTGTAGTTATTTATTGGAGCAATAACTATATTATCATTACTTACAATTAATTTTAATGAAATACTTGTTTTTATATCAACATTATTTAAATCCAAACTAACAGTTCCACTAAGATTACCACTTTTGTATACCTCACCAGTATTAATATTAATATAATCAGCAATATCAATGCTTTTGCCACCATTTTTTGCATCAACAATTAAATATTTTTTTATACCATTCAATGCACGATCATTATCGTCAACAACATATCTTTGTAACTCCTCTTGTAATGTGAATAACCTTTTTTTATTATTTAGAGTTATTTTGTTTTTTAAAGTTTTTAATTTTTTTTGCTTACCCGTAGCAAAAGTCTTATTTTTAGTTTTGATTTGCTTAACACATAAAAAATTGCCATCTAATGCTAAAAAGACTAACTTGTTATTTGAAAGATTTGGCATTGTAAATATTTGATTATTTTTCAATGACAAACCTTCAAGTTTTGTTAGCTTATTTATATTATTTAATTCTAATAAGTGAGTAGAATCTGCTCTTAAAACTTTAAGGTTTTTTAAATTATTTATCTCATTTGGTAAATAATAAATAACATTACCAGAAATATCAAACTCTTCAAGTTTTTTTAATAATTCAATTTCTTTTGGAATACTCGTGATTTTATTGTTTGTTAGTGATAATAACTTAAGATTAGAATATTTTGAAATACCATCAATACTTTTAATTTTTTCATTAGAACAATATAATCTCTCTAATTTATTAGAAGCTATTTTTTGTTGAGCAGCATTATAATTTATACATTTCTTTAAATTAGCATCCATTGCAAAAGTATCATTTGAGCATACCAAAACAAATAAGATAAATATAAAAATA encodes:
- a CDS encoding hypothetical protein (product_source=Hypo-rule applied; cath_funfam=2.60.120.600,2.60.40.10,2.60.40.790; cleavage_site_network=SignalP-noTM; pfam=PF17210; superfamily=117074,49299,81296) encodes the protein MNKLLRNVMKIMMTIALMFTIATSFDVKLNAETITDGNVKLDIPEYDSNVGWVPGTVYSAKINVDFMDDTSTGKLVKIKIPMGLRYVSYPSANPATSGDLKEIEVEPSGDFAPLLTGTTSAIKTYAPGFYDEIVYSIKPNAKKIEFSIKLTVDEYLYYGPKTFSADNGIHVSAEKEENSIGLIQMGVKAINSGSIGFNVGGSTYIKEYTVLEGDSDLLTTTTPLGAYRIGFLYPTNFYVKAIESYYYYPVNEGLLIAGGNHKDGCSSVNNKENGYLKVTCNEMTLSSALLYGVKFNTSLLSVGKYQHLDGTKLKNQTVSFTTYDGKEIEATKSDNLVAPTINVADSSDVSEKLTLTIYKDYGYSKISSDYSTAITYQIKNDLLSVKKDQILEFESGNNVEVEELVLPNLVKSFKYKTNLNNASWIDLDISKLTKTNSPSNSLPTFNVKKMGLENGEYLSNAIIELYDVNKGMQFGDYTKTENLRVLAKLKDDINSDEVTFKTYKLKPDNSVDNATLELVKTKLVRKELGTTAKRAIPNTLIEAGTTKNVTAKISTNYFYYTNAVGMVNPAIYLKLPNGVTIDKDSVEITSSKISGDINFIVSDPYTIKNGDTYVEIDIKHFMGGHFDSKAVNDMSISFDIQTSLLSSGSYKWNNYAFLSDKSNLLRNDGNYSGEQVSIKDVNDIDRDDNVDELIMPFRANHFIIQEKKALLIDTFIRASASDPREADYDTSKPTSAINFTPGTEAVYTVDIYNNRTDAPGTLAQTTAYIPVPKKDLYFGSKFQEHPGYWNMKLGSVAPVVKVYNVNPETGVETDVTAAKASNYKLEYSKDASNATDYESALYSTTQSADTTMIRITNSVGVDVQEKAVIEFVYVVDETPDSVKEGGKLGEINDFRPHYSFESAGNSGSAEGTRVGANLVIGEISGLAFKDMNKDGVYTAKPDGVDEIMDNQVVKLYKHNGTSYEPYIYPGESAQAEVTTGSDGMYKFSNLPNGNYKIDFKTLSTAGETEFTPIKVGNDFKVDSDVEVSGTDAGMALGIDPTKEASKYIYAGIISYKPPVELIMTFDDDTDVDKSITVLGQLDGSGAGTSSTIKMKLEPDFFETIADKTYDNDGMKAESSDGTKASVEWTGNLVDKGGYLETSATITGVAKGSSVVTLSIKDVYGESRELKVNVTVKANSRPVISASDTTVEAGDTTFNLASLASITDAEDGASGLTTKVKSNDGFNVNSVGEYTIVYESDTADSDGNLALDKTITVSVVDTTKPVTTITPSPSGASVNPTAITVSGTDNASGTLTHSWSVVDSSNNVISSGSGADVTIPSADGTYTVKATSSDAASNVSDEVSFTFIINSSTPEVAIVITPTSKHNPTEIKVNATDGTDPSPTVSYTIKNSSNTVVDSQSNVASGATASIPTTDGVYTITAKAKNNASAESSEISDTFTIDKTAPLPVITITPVSKLNPTSVVVSATDAIDKNPKLSYEIKDSSNTVVKDGSNVASGSSATLPTADGVYTIEVVAVDASSNTSTKVSDTFT
- a CDS encoding Leucine-rich repeat (LRR) protein (product_source=COG4886; cath_funfam=3.80.10.10; cleavage_site_network=SignalP-noTM; cog=COG4886; pfam=PF13855; smart=SM00369; superfamily=52075; transmembrane_helix_parts=Inside_1_6,TMhelix_7_24,Outside_25_340,TMhelix_341_363,Inside_364_377); amino-acid sequence: MKLNKLSIFIFILFVLVCSNDTFAMDANLKKCINYNAAQQKIASNKLERLYCSNEKIKSIDGISKYSNLKLLSLTNNKITSIPKEIELLKKLEEFDISGNVIYYLPNEINNLKNLKVLRADSTHLLELNNINKLTKLEGLSLKNNQIFTMPNLSNNKLVFLALDGNFLCVKQIKTKNKTFATGKQKKLKTLKNKITLNNKKRLFTLQEELQRYVVDDNDRALNGIKKYLIVDAKNGGKSIDIADYININTGEVYKSGNLSGTVSLDLNNVDIKTSISLKLIVSNDNIVIAPINNYNYQNNINKVIGSNNSKSNKKDSKALFEIKRYDENETFKFLMSKNDYILMIALLISVSIPIFIIIYIIWKIRSYSEDAKAIGI